In the genome of Sardina pilchardus chromosome 14, fSarPil1.1, whole genome shotgun sequence, the window TCAAGATATTAAATGGCAGTATGAGAACACACGAACACTCACATTTTCCCAATGAACACACTGAGTACCATAGTCTCATCATTAAGCCCCAAGACTTCGGACAGGCGCCGGTACAGCTGCAGGAGGAAAGGCCCAAAAACAGAAAAGCATGGTCAACAACACAGACTTCCAGGAGCACCCGCAATGACACACAAACTTAGATCCTTTCCATAATTACTAGCTTACAACCTACAGTGTGGAGTTGGAACGTGAACGTGCATAGTCATACGAGGACGCTACTCGTGCAGAAATATTTTCTGCCTCATCACTCAGCCGTATCACTCGGTCCCTACGTGCTCTCTAGACTGTCACCTTCCAAAAAAACCCACGACTCATGTCACGATTCTGTCTGGAAATTGGGTTTCTCATGAGtcattgtgtttttttgggCACGGCTCTATAAATAGTGCAACACTCAAGACGACGACAGGCACTTCTAAGTAAAAGCGTGGGTCCGACAACCCACCCAAAGCATTCATCTTGACTGTAACTTCATCTTTCCATAATACGCTTGAAATCCAAGCTCCAAACGCATTATGAAAAATGACCATGGATCCATGCATGTTGCCACCATAGTTTTGTTAAGAGTAAAGATAAATACTTAAGGGGGAGGTTGGCTAAATCCACATCTAGCATGTGTTTGGACTAAAAATAACACTAATTATTCAAAAACTCAACTAATAGTGGAGGACACAAATATAACTGGCACAGCAATACTAAGTTGCACTACTACGGTACACCACTTATCTGAGGTGTTCACATTTTGAAGCCTCTGGGTAGCAAAAGAGAGAAACCATGCAATGGATGGATTTGCCATGCAGGTGACAACACAACACTTCCAAAACTGTGCATATCATGATGGACACATCTTTTACTGAGGGGGGTCACTGACGGCTATTCAAGGGAGCGAGGCCCTTTATTTAAATGCAACACCAAGCAATTAAAAGGGCTGAGTCAACTGGCCAGCCACAAAGGAGAGGCATAAACACAGCAGTGACAAAAGGGTTTGGGCATTCCACAACACGAGGGCCACAGAGGTTACACATCTGCCAGATTttaaaatcattaaaaaaaaaaaaaaaaaaagctaaaaagcTAGGGTGACTATCATTAGAAGTTTTCTCAATTTCAAGGAAACTTCTGGATCCACACAAACATCTAGgtgcacacgagagagagagagagagagagagagagagagagagagagagagagagagagagagagagagagagagggtaaagaATCTCACCTTTGATGATTTCTGCACCTGGTCACCGATGTAGATTTTGCGAAACTGCTCAAAGAAACTGAGCATGGCCAGCTCCAACTTTTCGTTGCCGGCCTGTGCCAGTCGTGAGTCCGTCAGGTTCATCAACTGCAAGACTCTGAGGAAAAAACCAAATCCAGCAGCAAATATAAATGTTTTGGAACATGTATGAACGACTGAAGTAAAATGGTTTTCTGGACCATCATATGCTAAAGGTCACAGCTGGATGCTGACCGACAAACAAGCTCTCCATCCATTGCGTCTTGTTCATCTGTGCTGGCGAATGAAACCCGGCCTCCAATCACCGCCCCAATAATGTACACCAGCCAAGTTAGTCGGCctagaaacacagacacaaatgtttGCAGTTAGATAACATCAGATCAACAGAAGCTTGGGGATGATTGGATGCTTACAAGTAAACAATATGACTGATGAACGGGCAAAGGGAAATTAGCAGTGGAGAGCTGCTGGTCATCTGTGACGGAGTTGGACACCCTCCTCACCTTCCTGAACGGCGATGTCCATCGTGCTGGAGTTGGTGGACTGGAGCAGCTCCTGGTAGGACTGGGCGGACTGGTCGAACAGCTGCACCAGCAGCGCGCACGTCTTCTCGTACTCGCAGCGGCCGATGGTGGACAGCTggtccagctgctgctgcacgaGGCCCGCGTCATCTAGTGGGTCCTCCAGGCCATCTCTGGGTGGGACAGGccgacacaaaaacaaacaaaattacaaacaaacaaacacatccagTGAGTAAGATGTCTTGCTAGTCTGACTAAAGAACTTCAGCTTGAATGGAATCTTTGAAATAAATGCATACAcattatgcacatgcacacacatacagtatcatataAAAAAATGCTAATTCCCCCATAAGGCCCTCCCTCCCCctatacatacattacacatatCATCTATACATTATCATACAAAACAAAGACGCTAAAAAAGAAAAGCCTGAGTAAACAAACTAACCCAGTGTGTTAGTTAGCCTCTGCTTGACCACTCGGATTATGAATTAGTGCTACGCTACATCTAAAAGCTTTAGCTTCTTTAAATTGATGCGAAACCTGACTTGAGATTtcgcagacgcttttatccaaaaacACACGGACTCGCGGTGGGAGGTTCGGGAATGAAACCCGGGATCGCCTTACTGTCCGTCTCGGAGAGGTTACTGCTGCTGTGTACCTTAGGATGATGTGCACCGACTCGAGGCGTGAGGTGATGTAGGCCTTGGTCACCTCTGGAGTGTAGGTCTCCAGCATGTGGGGCTCTGTGGCCTTCACGTAGGGCACAGAGGCCGCCAGCCGCTGCCACAGGCTCAGCAGGTAGTGCACACTGTTGGGGGCAAACTCCCAGTGCTGCAAACAGGAAACAATATTgaatgacaaaaacaaacaaacaaacaaacaaacaaacaaacaaaaggtgACTTGTGTGAAATGCTTGTTGTAACCAGCAACGGGCACTAACCTGTAAGCTGGTGACCGTGAAATTAGCGATCAATCGTATAACCTCAGGGTAGTTTTCTACTTTTACCAGCTCGCCAAGCTGATAGTTACTTTTTAGTCTGGCCAGCAGTCGACAGAATTCATGGTAATTGTTTGGATCAGACAGgctctgaaaacaaacaaaaggttTCAATACAATGTCTTGGGGGTTAGTTCATCTGTATGTGCAAAGAGTAATTGAAAGTAAACAAGCATGTAATTTAGAGACATCTGTACTATTATGAATGTAGATAGTAAACTATCTACATTCATACTATAACTATAACAGTACTGCACTTAAACAAGGGGGGAAATTACCTGTGGATTCTCCAGTATCCTCTTGACGCCATCCACTAGATGAGAGAGGAACTTTGCCCTCTCTGCATTGTTAAAGAGCGACCTCCGGACCGATGCTATCTGAACTAGACATGACAGAACCTAAACAGAACACAGTCAAGAGTAGAATGGAGAGTCATTGGAACTGGATCTAACTCATTTTCAGAACAGACACTATTATTAAGGAAAAGTTACTCTTTAACAAACCACAGCAATTTCTGTAATACAATTCATGTGTCAGGGCGTCGGTATCGAGTAGGTGGAGAAAACGACTTTCAGGAAATTGCATGGATGCATAAACTTCCGAGTGCTTACTAGCATATCCAGCCTACGGATTGTGGATGAGTCCACATAAATAAAACGAATGTTTGCTGCGGCTTttcacacaaatccaaaactgATTGagcatgggacacacacactgtatgattACGCTgaccaaaaaaacacagactAAAAAGCCACAGGAAAACAACCACATCATCCTTCATTGAAGAGACAGCTCACTCACCaaaggagaaagggaaggagggatggaatGATACAAATCAAAAAACAGTTGGAGGGTTGAGGAGTCCAAAAAAGCTGCGGAGAAGAAAAGTGGGAGAGAAAATACATCTCATTAGTTAATACTTTCTGTTGTAAATTTGTAAAACGGTGGGATGACAACCATTCCAGGCTTAGAAAGCTCTGGCGAGAAAGACTATACTGTagactgactgattgactgTCAATTTGACAAATTGATCGTACCACCGTCAAACTCCTGACTCGGCTTGCGTACCCCCACCATCCGACACATTGAAAGGTAACACATTCCAGGCACCATGCTTAATAAGTTGCCTTTCTTTTAATGAAAATTtagcctactatagagtttacaaattatttccTTTCATTTCATGTTTCCACATCATTATAATCTGattcaaaattatttatttattcagaaaTTAATTACAGAAAATTTGAAAAGTTCCTTTTTAATACCTTTCGACATAACCCTTTTCATCTCGCGTACCCCCTAGaaacagtttgggaatccctgcaCTAGAGTTAAGAGATTattctttcatttcattgtATCTATTCATTTAATTATTTCATACACTATGGACCCTCCTGTGAGTCTGAAGTAAAGATTTTGAAGAAagattgaattgaactgaatccCCTCATTAGTTCAATATTTATCCACAGTCTGTGACTCTCATACTCTCCACAGGCCTCGCCCTCACCTACATGCCCTCTGACATCgtctgccctacacacacacacacacacacacacacacacacacctgatctcCAGCTGGTGGGGATCTGGACGGTGCACAGGTCGTCGGAGGACTCATCCGTGGACGTGCCGATGAAGTCGAAGTTGAGGCAGTTGTGGGCCAGCTTGAGCAGCTGCATGAGCAGGCCGTGCTGGCTCTCATCGTTCAGGTTCAAGTTCTTCCCCGAGGCCTGAGGAGAGGCACAACATCAGCAACGACCTCAGAGAGACCCAACAAGGCTccacagaagcagagagagaaagagaaagagaaacagagagaaagagaaagagagaaaaagagagagagatggagtgagcgAGAGTTCAAGCTCTTCCCTGAGGCCTGAGGAGAGGCACAACATCAGCAACGACCTCCGAGAGACCCAACCAGAcctcagaaagaaagaaagaaagaaagaaagaaagagatggagagagagagagagagagtgcaagagaggagTAGGGATGTGGCCCGACTCCGAGGTTAGGATGTGCCCTCCGACTGACCTGTTTCAGGAGATTACAGGAGAGCGTGAAAATGTCGAATAACGAGGAGTCCCGGAACGACGATGCGATCTTCCGGTGCTTGGTCAGAGGATGTGTTGTATCCGCCTGGAACAAACACAAGGCCGTCAGCTTGACTGCTGCACAGCAGAGATCTTTAAAACATGGAGTTTAGAGTCAGAGCTCATTCTTCTATTGCTGTTGGCTACCTAGACAACCACAAGTTAAGCGATATGACATGTGTAGGGTTGGTAAAAGGATATCCCCATGGTTGGTTGGTCAGCCACAAAATGATATCCCTTACCATGCCCACAAACGTGGGTGTCATGTTGCTTTTTTATACAACATTTCTACAATTACTAATTTCGTTTAAAAACACTCGACAGTGTTCTCTTTTGTTTAGTTcaattttcagaaattaaaaaaACTGCTTCATTGGACCTAACTGTAGCATGAATCTTAATCAAACCAAGAACAAAAAACACCATAATAATAGATGTTAATGCATATAGCTGCTGATCAACATTCTCACATCACAATGGTTTCAACTAGTCACCACACTCGTACAATAAGCTCAAAATGTCTGCTTTTATACTACATATTTAATACTTTGGTTAGGCTCCAAGCTATTTTCCACACAAGCACCAGCTGAATAAATCTGTAgacattaaaacaacaaaaaaatggcatcataataaaacaaaataaacaaacagaagcACTCTGCAATTCTTTCACAAATGCCTTTAGATGCAAAGCCAGGGTGAGCTTGGCAGGGCCAGTGCAATTGTGCAATTTCAACAACCAGAGACAACCAGTTCAAAAATGCGTCCACAGCACTCAGCATAAAATGTTGACTCAAATGGTTTCTGCTAGTCCATTAGTGAAGACCATGAGGTGGGTCATTACTGACTCTACGGTCCGTCTTTATCATGAAGGCCATTAATGATGCTAATACGCCATTAAGGCTATTCATGTCCGCCTGTACACATCCTTGTAATATCCCTGCATTGCTGCCATATCAAAATGGATGGTAAAAGTTCCCATTgctaatgaaaaaataaatgcattCTGAAATTGCAGTAGAAGTAGCATGTAGCTGTATGATTTGTATGATTTTTTTGTGTAGTGCTGGAAATACAAGGATGCGGACAAGGCATTTTTTCAATTCCTTCTCCACCCCTTCAAAAATCtagagaaaacaatgcttttttGGAGGGGTGAGGGGATTCTTACCCGCTAAGCAGCACAGCATAAAACCTGCAAAGCGTGGATGAAGGGTAAAATTGGGTAAACACTTACATCGTTCAGAAGCGCAGAGGAACTTACTTGATTGATTTCATTGGTAAGTTGAGAAAGTATAGTTACTCCAATGATGCAGTGCTCAACACTGTCCTGCAATTGCAAAAGATTGTCACCATTAAAGAGGCGTGTCAGATGTATCCTGAAGATTAATTCTGAAGTTCAGTGAGCAAGAGCTTTCTAATATTCCCATGCATAGATCTACCTAAAACCCCTGAGGTGTTTATCATTTATTCCAAACAATTAACCCCAAGAAATCTGCTGATATTTGAACTTCCATCAAACATGAACCATACCTGGAGGAACCTTGTGACATCTACGATGACATTCCTAAAGACGTAATCTTCCTTCTGGCAGTCAAACCACCCAAGCTTGGTGATTCTGGCATAGAGCTGGATCAATGCTTGTGTCACAAAGGCAGCAAGCTTTGGCCGACTCGCCAGGTAGTTAAGAACATAATTCCCTGTGGAAAGAAAAGATTTTGCTAAATTACGATGCCTGCGATGTAGTTACCTCTGTGGGTTTGACTGggacacacagtctcacagtcaaaacaaaacaacagagtGGGCCAGGACTTACGGATGTCTATGCGCTGTTCCAAAGGAAGTGGGTTGCTCGTGCGCGAGACCAGTTTGGAGAGACATGTGGCAGCCAGTAACTGCGAGTAGGATGACTGCAcaggcacaaaaaaaacatgaacttAATCACTACAGGCATGTCTTCTACATCTTTTACCCAGGCTACACTTTGAACTACTCCCATCAAGCGGCAACAAGAAGCTACATTTGAAGCCTTTCCAGTCTCGAGCTTTGGTACTTACACTTCCCCTCTCGAGCAGGAGTTGGCATTTATTCAGGCAGTCGGGACTGTTGGTGAACTCAACCAAGGCCTTCTCAGCCTGCAGGCGGGTGGTGGTGTCTGTGGTCTCATACAGCTGCTTGCACAGGATCTCTAGCTGGGCTAGGCTCTGGAACACAGGTGGAGACATGAGCACTGACTGACGCCAACTAGAGCAGCAGTAGCGAGCTAGTACAGACGGCACATTACAAACGCTTGCAGATCAGTATTGTGGAATTACAGTACAGTTCAACGACACCTGTGCAACCAGAGGCACCAGAAATGAATAAGCAGAGCATCTGCTCACAAAACATTTAACCTACTCCACACGTATGCCCCTACTATGATTGGTTCTCATTTCTACCCCTGGCTAAGCACCAACAATAGAGCAACAGAATATCAGGTTAACCATTTTATTGACAATGACGATTACAATCAGCTGATTGTAATACCCTCTTAACCCCTACTGGGGAGCGAGGGTAATAAACGCAAATAACTATCAATCAAGTAGGcctaacagaaaaaaatgagacATGCTTTATTAATACTGAATTAAACTGTTTGTCAAAAGAAGACCTTGCCTTTTTTCATCCGAGCGACTAGTTTGCTTGTGGTTTCACACTCTTGGTAGGTCATTAAGGAACTTTATGTTGTGACCAAAGACAACTCAACCTAGCAAACGTCCTGGTCATTTTGACTGACAACAGCATCTATTTGAAAAGACTTCTGCTCTCAGTTTCATTTTAGCATGCATCACCAAATTTTTAAACACTAAAATATTCTGCAGCCGTCTCTTTGCTCTCTAGGTCGTCTAGGCCTGTTGCTTTTTGGAAAATGAACTCAAGTAGGGCAATCGGAGGGTAAGGCCATCAGAGCGCCTTATTGCGACAggtacattaataataataataataataataagtcatCATTATGATAATAACTGTGTACTAACACTGTAATAACACATCAACACCCATGGCTACACAGCCATTAAAGTACAACATTATTGAGCTCCAGTGGACAGAAAGTGAAAAAAGCTGACTCATTACTACCCCCcaagcccccccacccacccccgccATACACACTACCTCCACCCTCTATGGCTATGCACTAGCTCACTCAGCCAATATCAGtaggaaaaaaacattaagaCACTCAACTTTGAATTCAGTCTATCCTCCAACACATAAGAAAAACATTGAGATGTACACAAGTTTCGAAGTGTTCTGCCAGACACACTATCTGATGCACATATATGTGATTTGACATCTGGTGTCGCTGATAAAATGCTCAACACCCAAGAGACATGAGCATCTACAGCTGATGCACCGGGCATCTTAGGATTCCAGTACACCTCCCACAGCTACCCAAAAAGCACatagtgtgagtatgtgtgtgcacatgacgATGCAAGCTACTGATAACTAGTTCTCCCAAATGGTGAAAATGGCTAGTGGGCCCCTGAGAAAGGAGGAACACAGGGAGAATGCATTTTGGATTCGTAAAGATAAAACAGGCCTGGCCATTAGGCAGGGAACTGCTGACAGGAGATAAGGGGCAGTCTGAGGAGGGCACGTTGAGTTTGGGCAGACCACGGGTTTGTTTGGCTCacttactactgtaaagtgttcctctgactgtagtgtgtgtatgactaCAACATTACTTGTTGCTTACCGTGCTGGGCTCTCACTGTGATTACTGGGCTCAGACAGAGGATTACTTGTATGACATCCCGATATGCCTTTAAATTGGCTCGAGACACTTTGTCTTTGTCTATTAATGACAGACTTGGAAACATGCCTACATGATttctcaaacaaataaaactatAAACATATTTAAGTTTGTTACTTTGTTACACAAATTGTTTGACAATAACCATGTGTCCCAATTCGAAGAAAAGGCCATTTTCAAGTCCTGGAAAGTGAAAAATATAATCTAGGAAttgattttattattattattattattattattattattattattatcatcattattaatattattatcatttaacCATTGCTTAGGTTTACTTACAACAAACCTCACCCCTGATCTACACAATACAATGGCAGCCTTGTGCCATCATCAGACCTGGTAAACCATTGTGATGAAATGCACACAGGTTAAAGGTCAACGTTGTGTTGAGTCATGTCGATTTCATAATCAATCTGACATTTCTACAACACAGCACGTTTGTGGTGTCGAACAAATACAACCACTGTAACTTTTTACGGGTGAGCTTTCACGGCACTAAGTTAGCCTTTCAAGGGCCTTTGAAGCTTGAAGCCGTCTAGTAGGGTTTTCTTTAACAGCATAATTAACTGCAAACAGATCAGTAAATGTCAGGGGGAGACGCATACGGCTATTATTGTTTAAACGATCCACCTGAGGAGGTAAACCAACAACTAAGCTGAAACCCACGTTTAAAATAGCATTTACAATCTTATCGTTATTCATTTGCAACGCGGACTCGAGGAAACAGTCCCCTGGCAAGGATTGTTAAAGGTAACGCCAAAGTTGCTTCAAACTGTACGAACAGCTGAGGAGAAACGCATTGCTATTGATAAAACGTTACTGCAATACAGTGCGAGGTGCTGGTTGCATTGAAGAAGAGCTAACCCAGCTTAAAGTGAAAATCACTCTGCTCCCCAGCAGATTATCTCTCTAATAACTTACAAGAACTAGCTTCTTAGCTGCCCGGTTAGCAAGCATCGGATAGTTACATCAAATACTTTACTTATTCAAATAAATGATTAGGTTATCTTAAAATACGTGACCGACTCCTTCACCATACAATTACAGGATGATTGATATGTACTTACTGATATAGGCATCTCTATCCTATGACCATAAAATAACTAGCATGAAGCAGACACGATTAACATCAACTAGCTCTTTGCAGCTAGCTACTTAGCATACTGACAAGAGCAATGGGATGTAGAACTAACGTTAGCGAAATCATTATGACTACGGCTAGTGAGCTAAGTAGCGAAGTTAGCTCATTTGCCCCGGGTTAGCAAGATATCGAGTAAGGCAAGGACTACTTGAAAGCAGTAACATTATGGGATACAATATAGTATTTCAGTGGTAACTAGCTACATTCCGAAACTTCAAATTCTAGGGGTATGGTGACGAGATACTTCTTGCTAAATTAGGCAGTATGCAAGGCAGGCAGGTCCATGAGTATTCGCAATTCAATGAAGCTAGCTAACTATCgctagctaatattagctagcTCTTATTTCATCATGGTGATACCTGAACGGCTAACCGAGCTACATCAGCAGCGTAAAAGACTGTAAATCCCATGGTAAACATGCACAACGCTGGTAGGTAACATCAGTAAAACACAAAAATCGTATATAGCTTAACATATCCTATGCAAGTTATGTTCGTTTGTTCACATTCCGTTTTCAGTGTTTAGGTAACGTAAGCTGAGGAGTCGCGCGGGAGAATTCCATGAGTTAAGTGATACTTCAGGCAAGATGCTAACTGGTAGTAAGCTACCGAACAGCGGTACACCTTAAGTACCATGCTCCAAGGCAATGCACCCTTTTAAAACAGTGATGTAAATGGCAGCGCAAGGGCAGCGATTCCTTTTTGAAAGGCAACTCAGAATTCAGGGTCTATGCAGTAGATATGTAGTAACAGGTCTACATCTCTTCCCACTAACATAATGCTAGCTAGCAACCCGGAGTCGTCAGGCCAGCCCATTGGATGGACGTCGGATGTCTTGTTTACCAAATAATACATAATGTATCACAATATACACCATTAAGGCGGATGAAATAGAAAAACAATTCGTTTGGGATGTCTACATACTCAATCCTGGTTAACTTAAATGCAAATGTACAGTTATATATGATAGAACGAAATCAATAAAGGACCTCTAGCAACAGCGATTGCTATGAACGAAGCAATCAACACGATGACAGGCCACAAGTCAACACTGATAATCGCATCCATAAACGTACCCTGTTTTCTGACGTGCCTCCATAAACAGCGTGTCGCAAAAAACTTACCCAGCCAACAATTAAAACGGCAATACTATATGCAATAGCATTCAATGCAATAACTGTTTAGCTTTCAATTTAATCAAAACATAAACCTTTAGTTACCTGCACATGATCCGCCATTTTGCTCCATTCATGCTCCTCTCACTCCCCCTAACAAAGAGCATGCGCGCATATCCCCATATTCTATACCACGCGTACGCAATTATCGTACATGACTTGAACGCATGCAATTGTTCACTTCTTTTCTGAATAGCTTTACGCAACATTTTCTTCGCCCGATAACGCTAAAAACGAGCCTTTGTTTACATGGACCTTAAAGATACATCACCCTATTTCAGGCAGCTTGCACCATCATTTCTACTCCACACAATTTTACACttttacacataggcctacatgctatTTCTTCTTTGGTTTAATTGCTTGTGGGtaatactttatttatttgaaaatgtcCCAGTCGTGACCTGGCATCTTCAATGTAATAGGCCAAGAATAtatttacataaaaaaataaagtaaGGGACAAACATATTCATGTATGCATTTTGAAAAGCATatcaagttcaaagttcaaagtgtaTTATTAAAAGCATTTATAAGTAATGGAATTCCTtttgctcaagtgtccattcaactacagaaatgATGATTGCATATACATCAGCATATACAGTTAAGAAAATTTCTGTGAGGCTAATTCAACTATCAGCGCCATTAAACACTGCAAGATGTAGCCAAGTCTTGAATTCAGAAAAAGCTAAACATCCACAACTGTGATAGCATACCGTAGGTTAGACATTTATACCCACCCTGTTCCAGTCAGCTATTTTATAATCTAATTAAATAATTTTGTTGTGGACTAATTTCTTGAAAGTGCAGATCATGCCATTAAGTAGGCTAAAATAGAACCTTAGTAAGTGTTAACTTGGGGTGGGAACTCATTAAACATCCTCTCACAGGTAGGCTATCTAAAGCTGGGGTCATATTGCCACCTACAGGTGGTATCCCTGCTGAGGCAAAATTGCATCACCGCATATTGTGAGAGTATTTCATTGGTCTAAAAAGTGTGACTGTTCATTAAGACCAATTAGCCTTCGCGGTTCTGTTGATTTCGGTGTCTTTAAGGATAATAACAAGAGACTTGGACTCAACGTGAATTAAAAGCAAAACATGGAcgcaatgtaggcctataataaacATGATCAAGATGCAAACAGGGATGCTTATATTTAAAGGCCTTACAGTAGCAAACACCACTAATCTAAATCATCAATCCCTTTTAGGATTTAGCACCCATATGCACTGGAGGACATTCATGTGGAAAGAGTTCATGGGTATAAATGGCATTTTGCCATTTTGATTTCTAGAAGCTGTTTTACAGAAGCATTGAGCAAAGACTACTCCTCTGAAATAATAATAGAAAAGAACTCCAATTTTGGCCAAAGTTATGAAGGTATTTGTATGTCCATGCAAACTTTAAAATGTGAGTTGTGATAGA includes:
- the xpo7 gene encoding exportin-7 isoform X6; amino-acid sequence: MADHVQSLAQLEILCKQLYETTDTTTRLQAEKALVEFTNSPDCLNKCQLLLERGSSSYSQLLAATCLSKLVSRTSNPLPLEQRIDIRNYVLNYLASRPKLAAFVTQALIQLYARITKLGWFDCQKEDYVFRNVIVDVTRFLQDSVEHCIIGVTILSQLTNEINQADTTHPLTKHRKIASSFRDSSLFDIFTLSCNLLKQASGKNLNLNDESQHGLLMQLLKLAHNCLNFDFIGTSTDESSDDLCTVQIPTSWRSAFLDSSTLQLFFDLYHSIPPSLSPLVLSCLVQIASVRRSLFNNAERAKFLSHLVDGVKRILENPQSLSDPNNYHEFCRLLARLKSNYQLGELVKVENYPEVIRLIANFTVTSLQHWEFAPNSVHYLLSLWQRLAASVPYVKATEPHMLETYTPEVTKAYITSRLESVHIILRDGLEDPLDDAGLVQQQLDQLSTIGRCEYEKTCALLVQLFDQSAQSYQELLQSTNSSTMDIAVQEGRLTWLVYIIGAVIGGRVSFASTDEQDAMDGELVCRVLQLMNLTDSRLAQAGNEKLELAMLSFFEQFRKIYIGDQVQKSSKLYRRLSEVLGLNDETMVLSVFIGKIITNLKYWGQCEPITSKTLQLLNDLSIGYSSVRKLVKLSAVQFMLNNHTSEHFSFLGVNNQSNLSDMRCRTTFYTALGRLLMVDLGEDEDQFEQFMLPLTAAFEAVAAMFSTNTFNEQEAKRTLVGLVRDLRGIAFAFNAKTCFMMLFDWIYPSYMPILQRAIELWYHVPACTTPVLKLMAELVHNRSQRLQFDVSSPNGILLFRETSKMITTYGNRILTLGEVPKDQVYALKLKGISICFSMLKAVLSGNYVNFGVFRLYGDDALDNALQTFIKLLLSIPHSDLLDYPKLSQSYYSLLEVLTQDHMNFIASLEPHVVMYILSSISEGLTALDTMVCTGCCSSLDHIVTYLFKQLSRSTKKRAAPMAQESDRFLHIMQQHPEMIQQMLSTVLNIIIFEDCRNQWSMSRPLLGLILLNEKYFADLRNSIVNSQPPEKQQAMHLCFENLMEGIERNLLTKNRDRFTQNLSVFRREVNDSMKNSTYGVNSNDMMS
- the xpo7 gene encoding exportin-7 isoform X2, whose amino-acid sequence is MADHVQSLAQLEILCKQLYETTDTTTRLQAEKALVEFTNSPDCLNKCQLLLERGSSSYSQLLAATCLSKLVSRTSNPLPLEQRIDIRNYVLNYLASRPKLAAFVTQALIQLYARITKLGWFDCQKEDYVFRNVIVDVTRFLQDSVEHCIIGVTILSQLTNEINQVSSSALLNDADTTHPLTKHRKIASSFRDSSLFDIFTLSCNLLKQASGKNLNLNDESQHGLLMQLLKLAHNCLNFDFIGTSTDESSDDLCTVQIPTSWRSAFLDSSTLQLFFDLYHSIPPSLSPLVLSCLVQIASVRRSLFNNAERAKFLSHLVDGVKRILENPQSLSDPNNYHEFCRLLARLKSNYQLGELVKVENYPEVIRLIANFTVTSLQHWEFAPNSVHYLLSLWQRLAASVPYVKATEPHMLETYTPEVTKAYITSRLESVHIILRDGLEDPLDDAGLVQQQLDQLSTIGRCEYEKTCALLVQLFDQSAQSYQELLQSTNSSTMDIAVQEGRLTWLVYIIGAVIGGRVSFASTDEQDAMDGELVCRVLQLMNLTDSRLAQAGNEKLELAMLSFFEQFRKIYIGDQVQKSSKLYRRLSEVLGLNDETMVLSVFIGKIITNLKYWGQCEPITSKTLQLLNDLSIGYSSVRKLVKLSAVQFMLNNHTSEHFSFLGVNNQSNLSDMRCRTTFYTALGRLLMVDLGEDEDQFEQFMLPLTAAFEAVAAMFSTNTFNEQEAKRTLVGLVRDLRGIAFAFNAKTCFMMLFDWIYPSYMPILQRAIELWYHVPACTTPVLKLMAELVHNRSQRLQFDVSSPNGILLFRETSKMITTYGNRILTLGEVPKDQVYALKLKGISICFSMLKAVLSGNYVNFGVFRLYGDDALDNALQTFIKLLLSIPHSDLLDYPKLSQSYYSLLEVLTQDHMNFIASLEPHVVMYILSSISEGLTALDTMVCTGCCSSLDHIVTYLFKQLSRSTKKRAAPMAQESDRFLHIMQQHPEMIQQMLSTVLNIIIFEDCRNQWSMSRPLLGLILLNEKYFADLRNSIVNSQPPEKQQAMHLCFENLMEGIERNLLTKNRDRFTQNLSVFRREVNDSMKNSTYGVNSNDMMS
- the xpo7 gene encoding exportin-7 isoform X1, whose product is MADHVQSLAQLEILCKQLYETTDTTTRLQAEKALVEFTNSPDCLNKCQLLLERGSSSYSQLLAATCLSKLVSRTSNPLPLEQRIDIRNYVLNYLASRPKLAAFVTQALIQLYARITKLGWFDCQKEDYVFRNVIVDVTRFLQDSVEHCIIGVTILSQLTNEINQVSSSALLNDADTTHPLTKHRKIASSFRDSSLFDIFTLSCNLLKQASGKNLNLNDESQHGLLMQLLKLAHNCLNFDFIGTSTDESSDDLCTVQIPTSWRSAFLDSSTLQLFFDLYHSIPPSLSPLVLSCLVQIASVRRSLFNNAERAKFLSHLVDGVKRILENPQSLSDPNNYHEFCRLLARLKSNYQLGELVKVENYPEVIRLIANFTVTSLQHWEFAPNSVHYLLSLWQRLAASVPYVKATEPHMLETYTPEVTKAYITSRLESVHIILRDGLEDPLDDAGLVQQQLDQLSTIGRCEYEKTCALLVQLFDQSAQSYQELLQSTNSSTMDIAVQEGRLTWLVYIIGAVIGGRVSFASTDEQDAMDGELVCRVLQLMNLTDSRLAQAGNEKLELAMLSFFEQFRKIYIGDQVQKSSKLYRRLSEVLGLNDETMVLSVFIGKIITNLKYWGQCEPITSKTLQLLNDLSIGYSSVRKLVKLSAVQFMLNNHTSEHFSFLGVNNQSNLSDMRCRTTFYTALGRLLMVDLGEDEDQFEQFMLPLTAAFEAVAAMFSTNTFNEQEAKRTLVGLVRDLRGIAFAFNAKTCFMMLFDWIYPSYMPILQRAIELWYHVPACTTPVLKLMAELVHNRSQRLQFDVSSPNGILLFRETSKMITTYGNRILTLGEVPKDQVYALKLKGISICFSMLKAVLSGNYVNFGVFRLYGDDALDNALQTFIKLLLSIPHSDLLDYPKLSQSYYSLLEVLTQDHMNFIASLEPHVVMYILSSISEGLTALDTMVCTGCCSSLDHIVTYLFKQLSRSTKKRAAPMAQESDRFLHIMQQHPEMIQQMLSTVLNIIIFEDCRNQWSMSRPLLGLILLNEKVGYFADLRNSIVNSQPPEKQQAMHLCFENLMEGIERNLLTKNRDRFTQNLSVFRREVNDSMKNSTYGVNSNDMMS